From Gimesia panareensis, the proteins below share one genomic window:
- a CDS encoding ferredoxin--NADP reductase: MNPSNPPSGQSTSEIEELRNKYYNATVQDLRMPHDHLMIVRVKPDAEVPRFLGGQYTTLGLGSWEHRVDGGPLAELPKQKLIRRAYSISCPMLDVQGDLLANDEIDYLEFYITLVLRPDTDDPPLTPRLFNLKVGDRLHLGKKPVGTYTLKPIAPEDNVIFAGTGTGEAPHNSMTIELLKRGHTGKVVSMTCVRYRGDLGYLDQQKQLMEKYSNYRYGAFTTREPENIDSQHPQYVGKQYLQDIIVPESFQEQFGWIPHPEHTQVFLCGNPSMIGLPEKNEQGELVYPESKGMVELLTEQGYKLSTPKSPGNIHFEKYW, from the coding sequence ATGAATCCATCGAATCCTCCATCCGGGCAATCAACTTCTGAAATTGAAGAGTTACGTAACAAGTACTACAACGCAACGGTTCAGGACCTGCGTATGCCCCACGATCATTTAATGATCGTACGCGTCAAGCCCGATGCAGAGGTTCCCCGATTTTTGGGAGGTCAATATACAACTCTGGGTCTCGGATCCTGGGAACATCGCGTTGATGGAGGACCTCTGGCAGAACTGCCGAAACAGAAACTGATCCGCCGCGCCTATTCGATCTCCTGCCCCATGCTGGATGTCCAGGGAGACCTGCTGGCCAATGATGAGATCGATTATCTGGAGTTTTATATTACTCTGGTCTTACGCCCTGACACTGATGATCCTCCACTGACTCCCCGGCTGTTCAACCTGAAAGTCGGGGATCGTCTACACCTTGGTAAGAAACCAGTGGGAACTTATACGCTTAAGCCGATTGCGCCGGAAGATAATGTCATCTTCGCGGGAACCGGCACAGGTGAAGCCCCTCATAATTCCATGACAATAGAATTACTGAAGCGAGGCCATACCGGCAAGGTCGTTTCCATGACCTGCGTCCGCTATCGAGGGGACCTGGGCTATCTCGACCAGCAGAAACAGTTAATGGAAAAGTATTCCAACTATCGCTATGGGGCTTTCACCACCCGGGAACCGGAGAATATTGATTCCCAGCATCCTCAGTACGTGGGTAAGCAGTATCTGCAGGATATCATTGTACCGGAATCGTTTCAGGAACAGTTTGGCTGGATACCTCATCCCGAACATACACAGGTCTTCCTGTGTGGTAATCCGTCGATGATTGGGCTTCCTGAAAAGAATGAACAGGGAGAACTTGTCTATCCCGAATCCAAAGGCATGGTGGAACTGCTCACCGAGCAGGGATACAAACTCTCAACCCCTAAAAGCCCGGGAAATATCCATTTCGAGAAGTACTGGTAA
- a CDS encoding aldo/keto reductase, translating to MDYRNLGKAGVRVSPVCLGTMMFGGPTNEADSIAIMHKAIDQGINFFDTANMYSTGGSETVVGKALVDRRDKVVLATKGRAPMGDGPNDAGASRVHLMRELDRSLQRMQTDYVDIYYVHTPDYQTPIEETLRTLDDMVRSGKVRYIACSNFRAWRLAEALWTSDVRNLYSFSCVQPLYNIMNRDIEVELMPLCQEKGIGVVSYSPLARGILTGKYQAGKPFPEGSRASRNDKRMNEAELRDVSIELSQEIAAYCDKKGVSMTNFALAWCLANPILTSIIIGPRTMEQFDDNMGCLDVEITAEDEAFIDSLVPPGEHSGKGFQDPQYPVTGRGK from the coding sequence ATGGATTACCGTAACTTAGGAAAAGCTGGTGTACGTGTCTCTCCCGTCTGTCTGGGCACAATGATGTTCGGCGGCCCTACAAATGAGGCAGATTCGATCGCCATCATGCATAAAGCCATCGATCAGGGGATCAACTTCTTCGACACCGCCAATATGTACAGTACCGGCGGCTCCGAAACGGTGGTTGGCAAGGCCCTGGTTGACCGTCGTGATAAAGTCGTCCTGGCCACCAAAGGGCGGGCACCAATGGGAGATGGCCCTAATGATGCAGGGGCCAGCCGCGTCCACCTGATGCGGGAACTTGATCGCAGCCTGCAACGCATGCAGACCGATTATGTCGATATCTATTACGTCCACACCCCCGACTATCAGACACCGATCGAAGAAACTCTGAGGACTCTGGACGATATGGTCCGCTCCGGAAAAGTCCGCTATATCGCCTGTTCCAACTTCCGTGCCTGGAGACTGGCAGAAGCCCTCTGGACGAGCGATGTGCGGAACCTCTATTCCTTCAGCTGTGTACAACCACTCTATAACATCATGAACCGTGACATTGAGGTCGAACTCATGCCTCTCTGTCAGGAAAAAGGCATCGGTGTGGTCAGCTACAGCCCACTGGCCCGCGGTATTCTGACGGGTAAATATCAGGCCGGAAAACCGTTCCCGGAAGGTAGTCGTGCCTCGCGGAATGATAAGCGCATGAACGAAGCCGAGCTGCGCGATGTCAGTATCGAGCTGTCACAGGAAATTGCCGCTTATTGCGACAAAAAAGGCGTTTCCATGACGAACTTTGCCCTCGCCTGGTGTCTCGCCAATCCAATCCTGACGTCAATCATTATCGGCCCCCGAACCATGGAGCAGTTTGACGATAATATGGGATGCCTGGATGTGGAAATCACAGCCGAAGACGAAGCATTCATCGACTCCCTGGTTCCCCCGGGAGAACACAGCGGGAAAGGCTTCCAGGATCCGCAGTACCCTGTCACCGGCCGCGGTAAATAA
- a CDS encoding tRNA (cytidine(34)-2'-O)-methyltransferase, whose amino-acid sequence MSPSSEPLMHVVLYQPDIPQNTGNIGRSCVAVGAKLWLVRPLGFKLDAKHLRRAGMDYWQHLNWEAVDSLEEVQDRLSDRTWWKLTKFATRLLWEADFEPGQVFLFGSESNGLPPSVRDASPECNLKLPMYEEVRSLNLASTANTVMYEAVRQFGGLP is encoded by the coding sequence ATGTCCCCCTCTTCTGAACCTCTGATGCATGTCGTCCTCTACCAGCCTGATATTCCTCAAAACACAGGAAATATCGGCCGTTCTTGTGTGGCAGTCGGAGCCAAACTCTGGCTGGTCCGTCCCCTGGGGTTCAAGCTGGATGCCAAGCATCTCAGGCGTGCCGGGATGGATTACTGGCAACATCTGAACTGGGAAGCGGTCGACAGCCTGGAGGAAGTACAGGATCGGCTTTCAGACAGGACATGGTGGAAGCTGACCAAGTTCGCGACCCGCCTGCTGTGGGAAGCCGACTTTGAGCCAGGGCAGGTCTTCCTGTTCGGAAGCGAAAGCAATGGTCTACCTCCCAGCGTCCGGGACGCGTCCCCCGAATGTAACCTGAAACTGCCAATGTACGAAGAGGTTCGCAGTCTCAATCTCGCCAGCACAGCCAATACCGTGATGTACGAGGCGGTACGTCAGTTCGGGGGACTTCCCTAG